A stretch of DNA from Coccidioides posadasii str. Silveira chromosome 1, complete sequence:
AGATTTCCTCAAGGAGAACCCATCTGTCAAACGATCTGATTTGTTTGTTACTACCAAAGTATGGAATCATTTGCACGAGTTCGATGAGGTGCAGTGGTCCTTGAACAATTCCCTGAAGAACCTGCAGCTGGATTATGTGGATCTGTTCTTGGTTCATTGGCCAATTGCTGCTGAGAAAGATGAGAATTATATGCCGAAGCTTGGACCTGATGGCAAGGTGGGAAGACCCCTCTtactcttttttcccctttttctctttgttTCGCTTAATGAGCTACACTCTGTACTTTCTATTGAAAAAGGCTTTTTAAGTCTATTGGGGTTGAACAGAACGCTAAATCATATATCTATTCAATACCAACAGTACGTTATCAAGGAGGAGTTAACCAAGAACCCCGAGCCGACATGGCGTGCAATGGAAGCGCTCTACAATGCTGGAAAGGCCAGAGCCATTGGCCTCTCAAACTTCACTATTCCCGGCATCAAGCAGATTCTCTCCTTCGCCAAAGTGGCCCCACACGTTAACCAGATCGAAATTCACCCTTTCCTGCCCAACTCCGAGTTGGTTGAATTTTGCTTTTCACAGAACATCTTGCCAGAAGCGTACTCTCCACTGGGGTCTCAGAACCAAGTCCCCAACACAGGCGAGAAGGTTGCTACAGATCCGACGCTTAATGCAATTGCGAAAGAAGGCGGCCATACGCTTGCTCAGGTGTTGATTGCGTGGGGATTGAAGAGAGGCTACGTCGTGTTGCCGAAGAGCTCAAACCCGTCACGCATTGAGAGCAATTTCAAAGAGATCGAGTTGACACAAGAACAGTTTGAGGCGGTCAATCGGGTGGCTCAGGGAAGGCACTGTCGTTTTGTTAACATGAAGGATACTTTCGGGTATGATGTTTGGCCAGAGGAAAGCGCTTAATTGATAGGGAGTTGCGGAAGAGAATTAGTTAATGAGGCTCACAGCTATGCACCTGGATGAAAGTCGTGGTCTTTATATTGTCCATAGCCTTGCTCCGACCTATCATTGAGATGATCTTGTGATATGAATCGTTGGTGCTGATGCGATGTTTCCTATGCTATTCCTTGTCTTGGTAGGATTACTCCGTATCATTAGAAGACTTGATGATTCGCCATGCCGAAGCATTTGTCAGGACTCAGGAGCTAGGTGGTTGTTTATAACCGAGTTTCTCCATAGCCTACCAGGGCGGCCAACGAATTAGCGCGGATGCGTCCCCAAGGCCTAAGCAGTGAGGACCCAGGTAACCGGTTCCTGGAGCTTGAGTTTCACAACACGGCTCTCTCTCTGCACCTTTTTACGTCTACTCCAGTTATGCCATCTTAGAGCGCGCGTATTTCTTTCTTATGTTGGTGTACGCAAAATGCCAATGGCTTCTGCTTCTCGTCTGCTTGGCCAGCAGATACGCCTTTGCTACCAAGCCTGCCCAAGCGCGTTTACAGCAGTAACTTTGCGGAGAGGATTCAAAGCTGACGCAGGATCGAAATCAAGAATCCCAGATTTTGCTTTCGCATTTGAGTAAACCACACCCATCTTCTCTTTTGTGTGAATGTGCACCTCTCTAAATCGATACTAGTATAGATGGCGTTCTCCTCCGAGCTTCTCGTCCCCTTCCGGGGGCTGCTAGATCCCTCTCGCTTCTCGAGAAGAATCGAATCCCGTTCATATTGTTGACGAATGGCGGCGGTATGTCTGAGTTTGAGAGAATCGGACAATTGAACGATCGATTGGGCCTTCAGCTTGATCATAGTCGCATTATTCAGAGTCACACCCCTTTCGCGGAGCTGGTCGCAGGCAAGAAGGAACAAGAACCGTTGGCAGATAAATGCGTGCTGGTTGTTGGTGGGCCAGAGGATAAATGTCGCAATGTGGCTAAGCAGTATGGCTTTCAGTGTTCACAATGGGTTGGGATTCGCTAACTCTCTGGTTAGATACGGATTCAAGTCTGTGGTGACCCCTGCTGATATCTTCATGGCACATCCTTCAATCTGGCCGTTTTCAACAGGTTTTCACGATTACTATAAACGATTTGCACAGCCTATCTCGATGCCAATCAATGGAGAATCCCCCGGAAACCTGAAAGTCGACGCCATACTGGTCTTTAACGATCCAAGGGATTGGGCGTTAGATATCCAAGTCATCGTCGACTTGCTGCTCTCGCGCCAAGGCGTTGTCGGAACCTACTCTGACAAGAACAATCGGAAGGATTTGCCAAACCGCGGCTATCAACAAGATGGACAGCCTAAGCTATACTTTTCTAATCCGGATTTATTATGGGCTGCAGCGTATCATCTACCACGACTTGGCCAAGGAGGATTCGCCGCAGCGCTGCAGGGAGTTTGGGGTGCTCTCACCGGTGGCCCTTCTACTGGTGTGCAACTACAAAGCACAGTCATTGGTAAACCTCATCAGTCTACTTATGAGTTCGCTGAGAAACGTTTAATTGAACAGAGAGAAAGCTCCTTCAAAGGAGCAGATTTGGTTCCCCTTCGTGACGTTTATATGATTGGTGATAACCCTGAATCTGATATTAGAGGAGCCAATTCCTTTCAAAGCGCCACTGGGACCGATTGGACATCCATACTCGTGAAAACAGGGGTCTACAGCGGCGCTGAACCAGCCTGGCAGCCCAAGGTTATTGTGAACGGGGTCCAGGATGCTGTTGAGTGGGCTTTGAGAAAATCCCAGTGGCCGGTCGTTTGACCGGGGAACAAGAAAATCTGTGACTTTTTTATGCTCTCCTTTGGAGTTTTCAATACCCATCTCGCGCGAGCGCGTGTTTGTCTCAACCATACGTATATATACAATGTGCCGTTTAAAAATGTAATACCTCAACGTTAGACACATACTATGGATTAGGGGGAAAGAAATTCGagctaattaaaatctaATTCAGTCACCAATTCTTTCTAATCCATGCGAGTAATATGACTCGAGCGTAATGAAGTAGGGGTCAACAGGATACCAACTAGGGCTTAGGGCTTGGAAAACTCGGCGGGGGTGACGATGGCGGGGATGATTCATCGCGCATCTTGCAATCTCCCGCCATGTCCTCCATTGCTCGTCTCATTTAATACCCTTCACATTCCTCAGGTCCCTCTGGCTACAATCATAGTTCCGATTCCGATATCTTTCCATTAGCGACCCatttccgggaacttttaCGCCCGTCATGGAGCAGTCATCCACGACATTACCCCACCATCCCAATGGCGGCGAGCAGCCACAGCAGCCTGAAGGAAGTGCGACTGCAGAGTCTGCGGCGCCGGCAG
This window harbors:
- a CDS encoding uncharacterized protein (EggNog:ENOG410PHQT~COG:G~BUSCO:8322at33183), producing the protein MPMASASRLLGQQIRLCYQACPSAFTAVTLRRGFKADAGSKSRIPDFAFAFDIDGVLLRASRPLPGAARSLSLLEKNRIPFILLTNGGGMSEFERIGQLNDRLGLQLDHSRIIQSHTPFAELVAGKKEQEPLADKCVLVVGGPEDKCRNVAKQYGFKSVVTPADIFMAHPSIWPFSTGFHDYYKRFAQPISMPINGESPGNLKVDAILVFNDPRDWALDIQVIVDLLLSRQGVVGTYSDKNNRKDLPNRGYQQDGQPKLYFSNPDLLWAAAYHLPRLGQGGFAAALQGVWGALTGGPSTGVQLQSTVIGKPHQSTYEFAEKRLIEQRESSFKGADLVPLRDVYMIGDNPESDIRGANSFQSATGTDWTSILVKTGVYSGAEPAWQPKVIVNGVQDAVEWALRKSQWPVV
- the GLD2 gene encoding Glycerol 2-dehydrogenase (NADP(+)) (EggNog:ENOG410PFQG~COG:C), with the translated sequence MSQDITFKLSNGVTIPGLGFGTFSNEGAKGETYKAVLHALKVGYKHLDCAWFYMNEDEVGQAIKDFLKENPSVKRSDLFVTTKVWNHLHEFDEVQWSLNNSLKNLQLDYVDLFLVHWPIAAEKDENYMPKLGPDGKYVIKEELTKNPEPTWRAMEALYNAGKARAIGLSNFTIPGIKQILSFAKVAPHVNQIEIHPFLPNSELVEFCFSQNILPEAYSPLGSQNQVPNTGEKVATDPTLNAIAKEGGHTLAQVLIAWGLKRGYVVLPKSSNPSRIESNFKEIELTQEQFEAVNRVAQGRHCRFVNMKDTFGYDVWPEESA